Sequence from the Ictalurus furcatus strain D&B chromosome 29, Billie_1.0, whole genome shotgun sequence genome:
ACTAAATGgatattgattttattatattttttagtCAAAGTTCATAGAGctattaaaacatgaaaaacatgatACGTAGAATCATATTATCGGCTTTGAGCTACCAATATAAGCaggcaattattatttttaatgatataaACCCTGCTACCCATACTAATACCTATGCTAATGATAACCTAGCATGAAAAAAATTCTCCTGATTTGTTGATGGTAATATTTGGTGATATACTAACAATATATGATGTTAGTATTATGGTTAATGACCTTCTGTTGGCCGATGGGtagcaatataaaaaaaagttaattgttCATTGTTAAATGTAAGAGCTAGAGCTCATTGTTGCGTCCACGGTCTGTTGACAAGTCGTTATGTGGAATAACAATGAAGCACTACGCAATCTCGCAAGGTACTAATGGCGAGAAAACAAGCTGGGGAATGTAACAGGCGCGCACATCAGTCATgccagtgtttatttttcatctaCTGCATCAGggcaaacaaaaagaaaacaaacaaatatgacTTACTCTGAGCTCATCTCTGCATGATGTGTTTGCTCCTTTGCTTTCGTGATGGAGTAGATGAAGACTAACAGAATATCTCAATTTGTGTCTCCCATCTGGCAAATGGCAGACCAAATTGGACAGGAATTACTTCGTTCAGAGCACACAAAAAGATCTGAATGATCTGCTaccatttacacaaatgaataaGAACCAAAAATTCTGAATAGTccttttaaaatttttgaggTAGCATTATTTGCAAGAAAGACCAGATACTTCAACTACAAATATGCTGAAAAATAAGAAGCACATCACATTGCGTTGCTATTTGTCCATTAAAACGATTAAGAAACTAGAATTGAGGTCGAAGCCCGAGTCACTAACAAGGTAATCAGGTCTGGCATCTGCCGGCACACACCAGAACCAGACCATAAGTGGAAATGGTCCAGGAGGGGATTGGCTGGAGGTTCGTCTACTCATTAAGCTAATTGCAGCAATCTGTACCCCCAACCGCTACAACCCGCACCCACTcctccacccacccacccatccccTTCATTTCAGCCACATAGTTAACAAGCATGGCTACGGTGTTGACAGGTCAATTGCTCGGTCATTTAATTCACTGGTTCATTCTTAATCGCTCATCCGATGGAAATGGGAGTATTTCTGGCTTGCAGTGTGGCGTCCTGGAATCAAGACCCTTCTCTTGAGCAAAAGTCATAGCCTCGTTTTTACTGATTCCACCAAACGAGTGACGAACAACGAGaagttgttcatttttaacgTAAAGTTGCATcagatgtggattttttttttttttttggatgtagTCAAGGCTTTggatgcatctaaaaaaaaaaaaaaaactcaacaaggTGCAACCAACGTCACCAGAACACATTTAGGGACATTGGTAACACTTAGATAAAGAAATGTCTCATAAGACACAAACATGTGACTCTAATCCATCTTTTTTTGTGGATATCGATGCATATACCACTAGTACTGCTGTTTTTACAAACCAATCCGAATAATTCGATTTCTAAAAGGTCAGCTTGAATGCATTTGGTTGTTTTGTGAGTAGCTAAGCTACACCTACCCTGGCATTAACTAGCTAGATGGGAATAAATTTACCCAAGGTTTTCCATGGAGTATTAAAACCCCCCCTTTCAGCATCGTCATCATCATACATGGCTGGCTTGTTGACAGACCAATTGCTTGGTCATTTGGTTAACTGGTTCATGATTAATTACTCATCCAATGGAAACAGGAGGGGTATCCTGGAATCATGACCCTTCACCGGTAGACAAAACACCTCAAACATTCAGTGTCAAGTGGGATAGGAGAagctgtggattttttttcttttttggattTGGTCAAGGGTTCAGATGCATCAAGAAACTGGACAAGATTCAACCATACAAGTCATATTATTTACTCGTAAATATGCAAGAAGTGAATGAACAGTTTTGTAAGGAAACATCTCATTCGTGGCTCTAAAGTATTTGCGACCATCTGAATATCAACACAGGTACTCACTGTCCCATCATTTTTCCAAACCAATTcgaataatgttttttttttttttttttaaattagctttaagactttaatgtttggttaGTTGCTAAGCTACACCTGCTCTCATGCTAGATTTTTAGCATCTATCcagtggaaaatgtttttttttgtggggggttGCCtacatttttcctttaattatgAATGCACAACCTTGTTGATAGAAAAAGCAGCTAGATAGGACTTGAAGATGGTTTTACGCTAATTCAGTGCTAGCTAGCTGCATTTTGTGTTAAAGAAAAATACCGGgaacattttttgcattttagcATGTGATTCCAGGTCAGCGTTTGCAAAATTAGTCTTTGTAGTTAGCTTAGGAGCTCTACCATGCACGTccatagattttattttttaagtttaatgctagctagctattatTTCCAGCAGCAATGTTGTGCATCGAGCATTAAAGTAAAATTCTGAGCAAAAACGTATAATTTAGCATATAGGTTCTCAACATTGAGTCATTGTAGCTGGAAAATTAGTTAGCTAGGAACTCTACTGTGAAGCTTTATACTTATTTATAGACTTTTATGATAAATAAGTGCTACATTGAATATTTAAGGAAAATTCTGAGCAAAAATGCAGAATTTAGCCTGTGAGCGTAGGTCAGGGTTCTCAAACGTGGTCTTTGTAGCTGAAAAACTTTGGAGGAAAAAGTTAGAAAACACTTTTATGCTGAATCAGTGCTAGATACCTACATTTTCCACGTACAGTGAACAATTTTGATACCCTTGACCTGAAATCATGTGGTAAATTCTAGCTAgaattttcttttaatactcatttgtttatataatacaCTTTGTTGCTGGAAATAATCGATTAAACGagataaacaacacaaaaacctTTCACAAGTTTATGTGATGCATGTTGGCATAATACAAAGGACACGACCCGATCACTGTTTACCAAAtgggagcaaaaaaaaactcGAATTAGCGTTGTTTCGTTTAAAGAGCTAGCTCTGGAAGGACAAGGATGCAAATGACACGACATGCCAACGCTAACTGCATAACATAAATCAAGAAAAAGGCCTGTGagctaagagagagagagagagagagagagagagacagagacatcaTACGCACAAGAGCATTCATTTATCAGGACAGAGGCAGTAAATGACTCCCCCAGTGCCAACCATTCAGAGTGGAAAGAAAAGTTAATTGGCTTCCTGCTGGTCGGTTGGGATTCGTTTCAATTACCATGCAAAACAGCAGTTCATTTTGTGACAAAGGCGTTTGATGTCTAATTTCGTGTGGCGTGGGTCAGGAAGGCGTAGCGCTTCCCATTTAACACGGAAATATGCACGAATCCAAAGTTAAGTGTACGATCCCtttctctttccattttttcccccctgagaGACTCCCAGGCGAGGTCGCCCCGAGTTACACACTCAGCATCGGAAATTAATCTCCGTCTCTCACTGATTCCAAAGCGACTGTTGACTGAACGGAAAGATCAATGGCTGAAACTATTTGCAATTCATACACTGTGGACCTTTTTTAAAAGCACTCATTTGTTTTGCTTAGCGAACGACGTGAGCAAGCGTTCACGCTAAGTAACGGAGGAATAAAGTAAACGACTTggacatgaaaaaaataataaaatcagtgaTCCATAAGAagaagcattttgtttttattattcagttttcTTTGAAGAGAATCAAATGAAACGAGTTAATAGCTGAGTTATAGCGCCATGTTATAGCACATCATTAGTTCATAGATAAGGAAGCGTCCTTATTATTACAGCTGACTTCATGTTCTCAGCAGTGACCGCTCACCTCATCTCACAATGCTGATTTTACGCTAATTGACGTAAGCATTTGCAGAAAAAATGctcgtttctgattggctgcctgttattttcttataatatCATAAAGACCTGGTGTATAATATTTAATCACAGTTCTAAATCAGTTCTCGTGCTACATCGTAACCATGACAATGATCAggaaatgcacatcaggaatcGCTAAATGAACACTGTACCCTTCGGGTTAtcctttaaaggttctatgtagaagcCAAGTTTCTACTCCAGACAGGATTTCAAGTAGTACCATGTAAAAAGAAGCGAAGAACCCTCAACTATccaaagtaaggaataaaccacccCATGTCATGCTGTTGTAGTAAAATAATCACTGTCTCTCACTGCTCccaccctgaagctgattattttcctatagctgcacttccccaagtgttttattattcctcttacaccacagcatattttcatattttcatcatattttcagttacatttaatgtaggggaagttcctgttctcgcttgcATTATAGCCACGttacagtcgttccctcaccagcctctctttctcctctctcttacagttaataagacaaaaataaaaataaataatacgcACCTTGTTgctgttacagctttacctctgactgttacaaagctctgacactggagactccttccatgaatgttcacGACACtgagaaaacttcaccgtatcaccGATTTGAaacacaagtccctgtgaacgaactgttactatagaaactatcacgtattagaacgagcgtatTATACATAAACCTGGAATTTGCATTCAatcaacttctgaccaatcagaatcagtgTCTACATAAACAACGGATCGGATCAGcgcattgattttaaaaaagtttcgAAATATTATAGTTTATACATGCACGTCCCTCGTTAACACTCGTTACCTCGCTACACAGACGAGACATTTAATCTCAATGAAAGACGAAGCTGAACAGTAGCGAGGTCACGGATATCTCCACCATCGCTCACGTCTCAGTAGCACAAAGACAAACAGTAGAGAAGAAATGTTTCCGAGAGAAAGaatggccgtgtgtgtgtgtgtgtgtgtgtgtgtgtgtgtgtgtgtgtgtgtgtgtgtaataaagggTTAAAGACATGTTTGCTTGTATAACGTTAATGGTCCTGCGAACAAAATGGCAGTACAATGCCTCGACGTGGCTTTTTTAGAAGATCAAGGCTACCAAACGTAAAGCTCCTAATCAGATCAAAGACTTTTTGAAAACACGGCCGCTGAAATCAGCCCTTGATCTTTAGGAGAATTAGTCGGTCAATAATTTTCTGCTTTACATGAAAGCAGAACACCTCGAGGTCATGAAGCATGTTACGGTTCATTAGCGAATTTCAAAGATAGCGCGAATCAATTCAaatttgcttttaaatattttttgtttactcgtttattcactttttttcaAGTTGATTTGTTTAAATCTACTGAAAATCTTTCATGTAGGTCATGAAGGGCCATTTTAAGTTATtctttgtaattattttaatttgccataattttaaaaagtgctatttaaaaatattgtaatattttgagatactggatttttgatttccgtgagctgtaagacgtaatcatcgagattaagacaaaaaaacgctcaaaatatttcactttatgtgtaatgaagctagaatacatgaaagttccactttttaaaattaaattatggaaaaaaatgaacttttccacgatattctttttttttttagatgcacctgtacatgaggctgaaggaaaaaataaaatgaaggatGTTACTGAAGCAAGAGacaaattcatttttttatttatttgtttttttatttatttaaacgcCTCCGTCCTGAAAATGTCGGAAAACATAAAGATGCAGCTTAAAGTTACGTCAAATCGCGGCCATAGTTGGTTTCCGTGTCCAAGAAGCTATTTgcgtttattattaaaatacaagGTTAATCTCATCCTTCTGCTCAGTGAAAGTATCTCTGTATTTTTATCCAGTCTTATCATTGGTGTTCAGCACAGAGACATCAACTTTCTCACATTTCTGCACCACAGCATCACTTTTTGTTTATTCCACTCACTggataaagaaaataaagacctttttccaaaaaaaaaaaattaaatcagtgTTTCAGGATGAAGCCAGTGTAATGATTGAATTTTTGATCAAGAAATAAAGgtgacatgtttgtgttttttattgatGTCTCACTGATGACACATTTCCTGTCATTGACCTACAACAGATCTAATCAAAGCTGTGCAGGATGGGCTCGTGTCCCGTCTCCTTCAGGAACCTCATCAGATCGTCCGGTTTCAGTCCTAAAGTCGCAGCGTTGGTCATGGGGTGGAAGTAAACTCTCTCGTGGCCCCCGTCGGCTAAATCACTGTCCAGGACGAACCTCACGCTCTGGTCCTTGTCGCAGAAGAGCGCGAGAGCCGTGGAGCAGCCCTGACCCACCCTGAACTTCTCCAACATGGCCGCCTCGTCCGCAAAGCGCAGGTTCCCGCTGCCCACGCCCAGCTTCTTAGCCAGGTCGTTCAGGTTCACCTGCCGGTCATGACGCACCGAGACGAGCCACaggcttttcttcttcttgtcctttAGGAAGAGGTTTTTGGTGACGGCTCCGTTCAGGTGCTGTACGTGAGGCATCATTTCCTCCACAGTGAAAACCTGGTGggaacaaaacacacagtgggatttttttttttaaatcaggaattattttttcttcattttattttttttcattaagaaaTATTTGGTGTGCTCCACAACATAGTTTCTagctataaacaaatatatgggTACAGTTTTTCCACACTAATTTTCACAGTAAACTTCTTTATTTTGCTTCTTCAAGCATACAGTTTGACTCTCACTTCATTAACATCGTCCTACTGAGCACAtgtatttatcttttatttgtGAGGTTGTGACATGGTCGCTTTGTGGTAAAAGCCTGAAAGGATCAAACCTTCTTGTCTGGTACCAAGAACCATCCCGCAGTCctacagggcagtggtggcttgacggataaggctctgggttactgatcagaaggttgggggtccAAGCCTTGGTTTAGCCACTGTTGGGCcattgagcaagacccttaatcctctctgctccaggggtgctgtattatggctgaccctgtgctctgaccccaacttcctaacatgctggggtatgtgaagaaaagaatttcactgtgctgtaatgtataggtgaccaataaagactcattattattaacttcgtttcatgtgaacattaacagacctgtatctgtataattttatgcatcaagctgctgccacatgactggctgattggatcaCTGCAAAGGGGCAGCTATgtaagtgttcctaataaagtggctggtaggtgtgtctttcttttttttttttttttctttggttgtCATTTTAAAAGTCAAAGGCCCATAAAACACCAGTGTGTTTGTCTGGAACTTGGTGGCTTTGTGGTAAAAGCCTTGCCTCTGAGCTTGGAGGTTGTTGGTTCAAATCTGGTATGGTTTCTTAAAAGGCTGACTAAGAATAGGTGCTTGAAGATACCAAGAAAGTCtgactgatcttttttttttttttacagcatgcCTGTAAAAAAGCTGTATATCCCTTACAGGGGAACCATCCTGCACCTTCCACACTGCTTGTGTCACTGATTCCTGAACCTTCtacaccagtggtcaccaaccctcttccttgagatctaccttactgcaggtttcatctccaaccaaaatctaacacacctggtttagctgatcaagaacttcttagggaaatgattagatggtcaggtgggcatgattaaggctggagctaaagtcttcagaaaggtagatctccaggaacagggttggtgaccctTGTTCCACACTCATATTCTGGAGATCTGGTTGGAGTTCAAACCAGCAACTTCTCAACCCAGAGGTGATGTTCGCCCAATTGAGCCACAGGATCTCATTCTAGCT
This genomic interval carries:
- the LOC128604405 gene encoding prolyl-tRNA synthetase associated domain-containing protein 1-like gives rise to the protein MMPHVQHLNGAVTKNLFLKDKKKKSLWLVSVRHDRQVNLNDLAKKLGVGSGNLRFADEAAMLEKFRVGQGCSTALALFCDKDQSVRFVLDSDLADGGHERVYFHPMTNAATLGLKPDDLMRFLKETGHEPILHSFD